The Chloroflexota bacterium genome window below encodes:
- a CDS encoding carboxypeptidase regulatory-like domain-containing protein, with product MSAPEPLIRDRVSHGRTRQPLVPIRRFLRREAASSVARPERSTLWIGALVLAILALALAPLDLLLPKAPLAGRIRDAASGEPIAGARIGVGRSATQTGADGRFAVDRVSPTDRLQVEADGYQSAQASILARRQVDVELAPRAFAIDARDAETDEPVADVIVQAAGARAHSVTTGQFRIEPARESLQVTVSSPNYRDALVTFRGEPSLRVHLQPRILGAVIDGTTGRPIQGAFVSDGDLAMTTDTNGRFELERRPRGPLRVLAPGFKRLDLDASQSRLVVASLEPFTARAVYLTYFGVGDRALRENVLALTEKTEVNAVVIDVKGDRGRLSYRSSVPLAEAIGANAETTVPNIDELLQQLKQRNVYTIARIVVFRDELLAKNGEPAGVDVAVRERLTDKPWTDAEGRFWVDPFRPEVWEYNVQLAREAALKGFDEVQFDDVRFPVEQAGGGMLANQARYSRPWHTARDRVDAVSDFLRRAHDEVRVSGAFVSATVMGYVAWNDGDNGVGHELTTLASLVDYLCPTFYPSSFRAGVPGFINYPQVIQRPHDVAFESVRRARARTLEQGAVVRPWLQYFDDYSWQTGRAYRTAEIDAQRTGAMAAGANGWMMWDPSNKYARGGLGVRP from the coding sequence GTGTCCGCTCCTGAGCCGCTGATCCGAGATCGCGTGTCCCACGGGCGCACCCGGCAGCCGCTGGTGCCCATCCGGCGGTTCCTGCGCCGTGAAGCCGCATCTTCTGTCGCACGGCCTGAGCGCTCGACGCTCTGGATCGGCGCCCTCGTCCTGGCGATCCTCGCCCTGGCCCTCGCGCCGCTCGACCTGCTGCTGCCGAAGGCCCCGCTGGCTGGCCGGATCCGCGACGCCGCCTCCGGCGAGCCGATTGCCGGCGCACGCATCGGCGTCGGGCGGTCGGCGACCCAGACCGGCGCCGACGGCCGCTTCGCCGTGGATCGCGTCAGCCCGACCGACCGCCTGCAGGTCGAGGCTGACGGCTACCAGTCGGCCCAGGCGAGCATCCTGGCGCGGCGACAGGTGGACGTCGAGCTGGCGCCGCGCGCGTTCGCCATCGACGCCCGCGACGCCGAGACCGACGAACCAGTTGCCGACGTCATCGTGCAGGCGGCTGGCGCACGGGCGCACTCGGTCACCACGGGCCAGTTCCGCATCGAGCCAGCCCGTGAATCACTTCAGGTGACCGTCTCGTCTCCCAACTACCGGGACGCGCTGGTCACCTTCCGTGGCGAGCCGAGCTTGCGCGTTCACCTGCAGCCACGGATCCTTGGCGCGGTCATCGACGGCACCACCGGCCGCCCGATTCAAGGGGCGTTCGTCTCCGACGGCGACCTTGCCATGACGACCGACACAAACGGCCGGTTCGAGCTCGAGCGCCGGCCGCGGGGTCCATTGCGGGTGCTCGCGCCCGGCTTCAAGCGGCTCGACCTTGACGCCAGCCAGAGCCGGCTCGTGGTCGCCAGCCTCGAACCGTTCACGGCGCGCGCCGTCTATCTGACCTACTTCGGCGTTGGCGACCGTGCCCTGCGCGAGAACGTACTGGCGCTCACCGAAAAGACCGAGGTCAACGCCGTCGTCATCGACGTCAAGGGCGACCGTGGCCGGTTGTCGTACCGCAGCAGCGTGCCGCTCGCGGAAGCCATCGGCGCGAACGCCGAGACCACTGTCCCGAACATCGACGAACTGCTCCAGCAACTGAAGCAGCGAAACGTCTACACCATCGCGCGGATCGTCGTGTTCCGCGACGAGCTGCTGGCGAAGAACGGCGAGCCGGCCGGCGTGGACGTGGCCGTCCGGGAACGACTGACCGACAAGCCCTGGACCGATGCCGAGGGCCGCTTCTGGGTCGATCCGTTCCGCCCCGAGGTCTGGGAGTACAACGTCCAGCTTGCGCGCGAGGCGGCCCTCAAGGGCTTCGACGAGGTCCAGTTTGACGACGTGCGCTTCCCTGTCGAGCAGGCCGGCGGCGGGATGCTCGCCAATCAGGCCCGCTATTCGCGGCCCTGGCACACTGCACGGGATCGGGTGGACGCCGTCAGCGACTTCCTGCGGCGGGCGCACGACGAGGTCCGCGTCTCGGGCGCGTTCGTGTCGGCCACCGTGATGGGGTACGTCGCCTGGAACGACGGCGACAACGGCGTCGGCCACGAGTTGACGACGCTCGCCAGCCTGGTTGACTACCTCTGCCCGACGTTCTACCCATCGTCGTTCAGGGCCGGCGTGCCGGGCTTCATCAACTACCCGCAGGTGATCCAGCGCCCGCACGATGTCGCCTTCGAGAGCGTCCGGCGGGCGCGAGCGCGAACGCTGGAGCAGGGCGCGGTCGTGCGGCCCTGGCTGCAATACTTCGACGACTACTCCTGGCAGACGGGCCGCGCGTATCGGACGGCCGAGATCGACGCCCAGCGGACCGGTGCGATGGCGGCGGGAGCGAACGGCTGGATGATGTGGGATCCGTCGAACAAGTACGCCCGTGGCGGACTGGGCGTTCGTCCGTGA
- a CDS encoding TldD/PmbA family protein, whose amino-acid sequence MTDRPTLSLDPALIERVLAEALATGGEFADLFAEDRRATTFTMEDDRLDRLQLTQERGVGVRVVANGVTGYAYADGWDEAGLLSAARAARDVAHAPAPSAQVSRLIPVEAGHAPRPARPAEWATIDERAALLERANAAAREAGPEVVQVTVRFADVVQRVLIASSDGTLAEDERRVVQMMTAVTAERNGVRQVGRRARGGQLGLELYDRHAPEILGRETADGAIRMLDAIPAPAGTMPVVISNGWGGVLFHEAVGHGLEADHIERNSSVYAGKLGQRVANPIVTLIDDATIPNHRGSYRVDDEGVAGQRTMCVVDGVLEGYLTDRKHARALGLPTSGNGRRQSFQKLPIPRMTNLIVQPGPSTPEEVLADTPRGLFVVSLGGGQVDTTSGQFVFSVTEGYLIENGRLTVPVRGATLAGDSFSVLARVDAVANDFALDPGLGTCGKQGQHVPVGVGQPTLRVSEMIVGGTAGGGA is encoded by the coding sequence GTGACCGACCGCCCAACCCTGAGTCTCGATCCAGCGCTGATCGAGCGCGTCCTGGCCGAAGCGCTGGCAACGGGGGGCGAGTTCGCGGACCTGTTCGCGGAGGACCGGCGGGCGACCACCTTCACGATGGAGGACGACCGTCTCGACCGGCTGCAACTGACCCAGGAGCGAGGGGTCGGGGTGCGCGTCGTCGCGAACGGGGTCACGGGCTACGCCTACGCCGATGGGTGGGACGAGGCGGGGCTGCTCTCCGCGGCGCGCGCGGCCCGTGATGTGGCGCACGCGCCTGCGCCCAGCGCCCAGGTCTCCCGGCTGATCCCCGTCGAAGCTGGACACGCCCCGCGGCCGGCCCGGCCAGCCGAGTGGGCCACCATCGACGAGCGGGCGGCGCTGCTCGAACGGGCCAATGCTGCCGCCCGCGAGGCCGGCCCCGAGGTCGTCCAGGTCACCGTTCGATTCGCCGACGTGGTGCAGCGGGTGCTGATCGCCAGCTCAGACGGCACGCTGGCCGAGGACGAGCGGCGGGTCGTGCAGATGATGACGGCGGTCACCGCCGAGCGGAACGGCGTTCGGCAGGTCGGGCGGCGGGCGCGCGGTGGGCAGCTTGGCCTGGAGTTGTACGACCGCCACGCCCCGGAGATCCTGGGGCGCGAGACGGCGGACGGGGCCATCCGCATGCTCGACGCGATCCCCGCGCCGGCCGGCACGATGCCGGTCGTGATCAGCAACGGCTGGGGCGGCGTCCTCTTTCACGAGGCGGTCGGCCACGGACTTGAGGCCGACCACATCGAGCGGAACAGCTCGGTCTACGCCGGCAAGCTCGGCCAGCGGGTCGCCAACCCCATCGTCACCCTGATCGACGACGCGACGATCCCCAACCATCGTGGCTCGTACCGCGTGGACGACGAGGGTGTGGCCGGGCAGCGGACGATGTGCGTGGTGGACGGCGTGCTGGAAGGGTACCTGACGGACCGCAAACACGCCCGCGCGCTGGGCCTGCCCACGTCAGGAAACGGACGGCGGCAGTCGTTTCAGAAGCTGCCGATTCCGCGCATGACCAACCTGATCGTGCAGCCCGGGCCGAGCACGCCCGAAGAGGTGCTGGCCGACACGCCGCGCGGCCTCTTCGTGGTCAGCCTGGGAGGCGGGCAGGTGGACACCACCAGCGGGCAGTTCGTGTTCTCGGTCACCGAGGGCTACCTGATAGAGAACGGACGCCTGACCGTGCCCGTGCGCGGCGCGACGCTGGCCGGTGACTCGTTCTCGGTGCTGGCGCGCGTGGACGCCGTGGCCAACGATTTCGCGCTCGACCCGGGGCTGGGCACCTGTGGCAAACAGGGACAACACGTGCCCGTCGGCGTCGGCCAGCCGACGCTGCGAGTCAGCGAGATGATCGTCGGCGGGACGGCGGGGGGCGGCGCATGA
- a CDS encoding TldD/PmbA family protein: MSAPLSATDGLDICADIVERARAAGADEAEAYFEAATNRVVDARGGSIESLTTAGTRGVGVRVLVNGALGFASGSDLDPAGRADLAEQAVWLARASAPDPSRVLPDPAPISAADLGIFDPAVPELSVQEIVSLLTRTEQAAFAADTRIDAPHIERFGQTVERIAVANSRGIALTTAATSCYISLSIIARQDGLAERGYAGVVARGPGGLVPEEIGRRAALRAVTPMGGAPLTTRRATVVFEPDIIADLLRGVSQALFGDAVVKGRSLFAARNGDEPWIGRRIGAATVTFVDDGTVSGAPATLPFDGEGVPSQRTPLIEQGVLRGFLHNVESGRQAGAGSTGNGTRSQFKFLPEVGGTNLILSPGTRSPEELIAGVDEGLYVVSSRNVGGINPVSGDYSVGASGRRISNGELAEPVSGVTLAAPMLQVLENLRECGSDLRWISGAGGYVGAPTVVVDDVTIGGR, encoded by the coding sequence ATGAGCGCCCCACTCTCGGCCACTGACGGACTGGACATCTGCGCGGACATCGTCGAGCGTGCCCGTGCGGCGGGCGCCGACGAGGCCGAAGCGTACTTCGAGGCCGCGACCAACCGCGTGGTGGATGCGCGGGGCGGCAGCATCGAGTCGCTGACGACGGCCGGGACGCGCGGCGTCGGCGTGCGGGTGCTGGTCAACGGCGCGCTCGGGTTCGCAAGCGGCTCGGACCTGGACCCGGCCGGCCGGGCCGACCTCGCGGAGCAGGCCGTCTGGCTGGCCCGTGCCAGCGCTCCCGACCCCTCCCGTGTCCTCCCCGATCCGGCCCCGATCTCGGCGGCCGACCTTGGCATCTTCGATCCAGCCGTCCCCGAACTGTCGGTCCAGGAGATCGTCAGCCTCCTGACCCGCACGGAGCAGGCCGCCTTCGCGGCGGATACCCGCATCGACGCGCCGCACATCGAGCGCTTCGGCCAGACCGTCGAGCGCATCGCCGTCGCAAACAGCCGTGGGATCGCGCTGACGACGGCGGCCACATCCTGCTACATCTCGCTGAGCATCATCGCGCGCCAGGACGGCCTCGCCGAACGCGGCTACGCTGGCGTGGTCGCCCGTGGCCCCGGCGGCCTCGTGCCGGAGGAGATCGGCCGGCGGGCGGCCCTGCGAGCCGTCACCCCGATGGGCGGCGCGCCGCTGACCACCCGTCGCGCCACCGTTGTCTTCGAGCCAGACATCATCGCGGACCTGCTGCGTGGGGTCTCACAGGCGCTCTTCGGCGATGCCGTGGTCAAGGGGCGCTCCCTCTTCGCGGCGCGCAACGGCGACGAGCCGTGGATCGGGCGGCGAATCGGTGCGGCAACGGTCACCTTCGTGGACGATGGGACGGTCTCCGGTGCGCCCGCCACCCTCCCCTTCGACGGTGAGGGCGTTCCCAGTCAGCGCACGCCGCTGATCGAGCAGGGCGTGCTGCGCGGCTTCCTGCACAACGTCGAGTCGGGGCGGCAGGCCGGCGCAGGCTCGACGGGGAACGGCACGCGCTCGCAGTTCAAGTTCCTGCCGGAGGTCGGCGGGACCAACCTGATCCTCAGTCCGGGGACGCGCTCACCTGAGGAGCTGATCGCCGGCGTGGACGAGGGACTGTACGTCGTCTCGTCCAGGAATGTCGGCGGCATCAACCCCGTCAGCGGTGACTACTCGGTCGGGGCGTCTGGGCGGCGGATCTCCAACGGCGAGCTTGCCGAGCCGGTCAGCGGCGTGACACTCGCAGCGCCGATGCTCCAGGTGCTGGAGAACCTCCGCGAATGCGGCTCGGACCTGCGCTGGATCAGCGGCGCAGGCGGGTACGTGGGTGCGCCGACCGTCGTCGTGGACGACGTGACCATCGGGGGGCGGTAG